ACAAGCATCTGCTGCGTCTCCTGAAACAGGCGGAAGCTCCGGCGAAGAGCTAATTCGCCAACGCCGGATGTCTGACTTGAACATGCACTCAGCCTCATCCTGAGGAGGACCTTCTGGTCCGTCTCAAAGGATCGACGGCTTGTGCCATTCCTTCCCGCCCGTCCTTCGAGACACCGCTGACGCGGTTCCTCAGGATGACGAATGAGAGAAAAGAAGACGCCGGAATACGGCCTTTCCAGACTTTATTGCCCCTTCAGACCTTTAAGAGGTTTCCAAGGCGTTAAAAATCACGCTATCAATCAGTTACGTCCAATTCAGGTGATTGATTGAGCAATATGGCCCGTGAATTTGACCCCTACAGCCTGTCCAGTCCGCGGGCCTATCTGACATTCATGATCATCTTTCTGGTGATCGTTGCCTTCATCGCCTTTATCCTGTTCCCGCAGATTTCGATTGCGTTCATGAGCAATCCCGGCCTCAACGGGCTGATCGTGCTGGTCGGGGTCTTCGGGGTCCTGCTGCTGTTCGGCCGCGTGATCCGCCTGTTCCCGGAAATCTCCTGGGTCAACAGTTTCCGCATCGGCGACCCGGCGCTCGACACGCGCTCGCCGGTGCTGCTGGCCCCGATGGCAGCGCTTCTGGGCAACAAGGCCGGTGACATGGCCCTGACGCCGACAACCGCCCGCTCAATCCTTGATTCCATAGGCATGCGCCTTGAGGAGAGCCGCGAGATCTCCCGCTATCTGACAGGCCTTCTTGTATTTCTCGGCCTGCTCGGCACCTTCTGGGGTCTGCTTCAGACCGTCAGCTCTGTCGGCGCCACCATCCAGTCGCTGGATGTCGGTTCGGGCGATGCCAACGTCATCTTCGAGGATCTCAAAGCCGGTCTTGAAGCCCCGCTCTCCGGCATGGGCACGGCGTTTTCATCCTCGCTTTTCGGTCTGACAGGCTCTCTTGTGCTCGGCTTTCTTGACCTCCAGGCAGGCCAGGCCCAGAACCGTTTTTACAACGAGCTGGAAGACTGGCTCTCCACCGTCACGGACATCGATCCGGAAGACGGCATGTTCAGCGCCAGCGACTCGCCCGGCGTGGAGCAAATTCAGGCTTCGATCGGCGCACTCCAAAAGAGCGTTGAAGAAGGTGGCAGCAAGAATGCGGCCCAGGCCATGGCCAATCTGGCCGAAGGCATCCAGGGCCTGGTCAAGCATGTCCGCTCCGAACAGCAGATGATGCGCGACTGGGCCGAGTCCCAGGGTGAACAGCAGAAACGGATCGAGGGCCTGTTGACCTCGATTTCCGCTGCCTTCGACCGGGCCAAGGAATAACAAGGAGCAGCGACGATGGCAGGAGGCTTGCGCGCCCGCCGCCGCGGACAGGCGACCGACTACTGGCCTGGCTTTGTCGATGCCATGGCAACGCTCCTGCTCGTCATCATCTTTCTCCTCTCGATCTTCATGATCGCCCAGTTTTTCCTGTCCCAGCAGCTGTCCGGCCGCGACACGGTGCTGAACCGGCTCAACGCCCAGATCAGCGAACTGACCGAGTTGCTGGCCCTGGAACGGGCGAATTCCGGCGAACTGGAAGACACGATCCTTGGCCTTCAGGCCAGTTTATCGGATGCCGAAGCCGAACAGTCCCGCCTGCTCGGCCTTCTGGAAAGCAGCTCCGGCGCCGCTGATGCGGCCGGCGGTCGGGCCACCCAGCTTGAAAACCTGCTCGACGACGAACGCCAGATCAGCCAGGAAGCCCTTGCCCAGGTGGAACTGCTGAACCAGCAGATCGCCGCCTTGCGCCGCCAGATCGCGGCAGCCAACGCAGCGCTGGAAGCCTCCGAGGCCAAGGAGGCGGACAGCCAGGCCAAGATTGCCAGCCTCGGCAAACGCCTCAATGCCGCGCTGGTTCAGCGGGTCCAGGAACTGTCCCGCTACCGGTCCGATTTCTTCGGCCGCCTGCGCGAGATCCTTTCCCAGCGCTCCGACATTTCCGTGGTCGGCGACCGGTTCGTGTTCCAGTCGGAGGTCCTTTTCGACAGTGGCCAGGAAGACATCAATCCGGCCGGCCAGGAAGAACTGGACAAGCTTGCCGAAGCCATCCAGGAACTCAGCGCCCAGATCCCGGACGAGATCAACTGGGTGCTGCGCGTTGATGGTCACACGGATGCGCGTCCGCTCTCCGGCACCGGCCGCCTGCGCAACAACTGGGAACTCTCCGCCGCCCGCGCGATCTCGGTGGTGCGGTATCTCATTGAAAAGGGCGTCGATCCCAAGCGGCTTGTTGCCGCCGGATTTGGGGAATTCCAGCCACTGGAAGACGGCGAGACGCCAGAGGCGCTGGCCAAAAACCGGCGCATAGAGCTGAAACTGACCGAACGGTGAGACACCCGTCCCGCATTGACTGGGGAGCGTGTTTCTCAGCCGTGTGGCCTGTCGCGACTGACCGATTTGCCGGCAGCAGCGCTCCGGATAACGAACCTGAACAAACCAGGCTGGCATCATGAGCCTTGATGGCTTGCCCTGAATTTGAGGCAAACAGTGAACGCTCTTTTGAGATGCCTTTCGATCGCAATGTGTCTGGTCGCTGGACCAGGTCAGGCAGAAGAAGAGCGCCTGAGCAGACTTGTCGATTCGGTTCTTTTCAAGAACCTTCTCGATCAGGGGATCTGGTCGGCAGACGTTACACAGACGTCAATCGAATATCGTTGCCTGGCCTGCCAGAACGCAGTGGCGGCCAGACTCGAAATCATCAGCCCATACACAAAGGCATCATTTGCCTCTCCGCGAAGCAGGTTTCTAGCCGAACGAAAAGTCTTTTGCGCACGGCTGGTCACCGAGCCGGATGGTCGTTGCTTGAACTTTTTTCCTGTTTCCATGCGAGGCGGTGCCTTGAAGGGATTTCAGGCCGAGCATGAGGTGCATGGACAACGGCAAATCCAGATTGTCTTCTTTGTCAACGAGCAGCCCCTTGGTCCTGAATTGATCCAGACTACAATCTTTGCCAATGCCGGTAAGGAATTACCCTCTGACACGATAGAATTGTTTCGTTGGCATATGGCGCGACTGACTGCCATTTGGTGAGGCGGCCCCCAGCTCCATTGCTTCACATTCGTTGTCAATCCACCGTGACGCATCATACGTAGCAAATGTGAATGCGGACTTCGTTCGATCGAGCAGACTGGATATCAACCGGTGACAGAAAATCACAACCATCGCACACCCACGGCTCCGAGACGAAGCCTCTGGCTCATTTCGGTCTGTTTTTGCTCTGTCTTGTGGTCGTCAGCGGCCATGTCGACGGAACAGGTGAACCAGGACATCGATGTGGAAATGAGGTGTCAGGCAACCGGCCAATGGCTCGATCCCGAGACTCGGCAAACACTTGTTTCAAGCGAAACCCTGAAACAGGCGGCCAATCCCGGTGTCGTGCTCCTTGGCGAATCCCACACCTCCCGGGAAGACCACCTCTGGCAGCTTCAGACCGTGGCCGGGCTGCATGCTTATCATCCACAGATGGTCATCGGCTTTGAAGCGTTCCCGAGGGAAGTCCAGCCCATCCTCGACGAATGGTCGGCCGGTAAGCTCTCGCAGCAGGAGTTTCTGAAGCAGGTGCGCTGGAGCGAGGTCTGGGGCTATGACGCCGATCTCTACATGCCCCTGTTTGAGTTTGCCCGCCAGAACCGCCTGCCGATGATTGCCCTGAACGTCGATAGGGGGCTCGTCTCCCGTGTTGGACGTGAGGGCTGGGACGCCATTCCCGCCGCTGACCGTGAGGGCCTCGGCGACCCGGCCGAAGCCAGTGCCGGTTACCGGGACGCGCTCGCCCGTGTATGGGCGACCAAGGCTGCTCTCAGACACGGGTCAGCCGCGCCCGGCGATGACAAGGAGGCTCCCGCGAGCGCGGCCCCAAGCATCGAAGACATCCTGAAGGACCCCGGCTTTGCAAGGTTCGTTGAGGCACAGCTGACCTGGGACCGGGCGATGGCGGAGGCACTGGCCGATGCCCGGCAGATCGACCAGGACGCGCTCGTTGTTGGCATTCTGGGACGCGGCCATGTCGAACATGGCTATGGCGTGCCGCACCAGCTTGCGGATCTCGGCACGGATCCCGTCACACGTTTCCTGCCGGTCCGAACCGGAAAAGACTGCGCAGCGGTTGAGCCAACGCTGGCGGAGGCCGTGTTCCTCGTTGATGATCGAGCCTCCGATGCAAATCCAGCCGACAGGCCGCGCCTCGGCGTTTTCATCGAGACCGCTGAGGATGGCGGTGTCCGGTTGCTGGAAATTGTTGACGACAGCATTGCCGCGGCAGCGGAGCTGACTGCGGGGGACATCATCATTGAAGCTGCCGGTGTCGAACTGAAGACATC
This genomic interval from Labrenzia sp. VG12 contains the following:
- a CDS encoding flagellar motor protein MotA, giving the protein MAREFDPYSLSSPRAYLTFMIIFLVIVAFIAFILFPQISIAFMSNPGLNGLIVLVGVFGVLLLFGRVIRLFPEISWVNSFRIGDPALDTRSPVLLAPMAALLGNKAGDMALTPTTARSILDSIGMRLEESREISRYLTGLLVFLGLLGTFWGLLQTVSSVGATIQSLDVGSGDANVIFEDLKAGLEAPLSGMGTAFSSSLFGLTGSLVLGFLDLQAGQAQNRFYNELEDWLSTVTDIDPEDGMFSASDSPGVEQIQASIGALQKSVEEGGSKNAAQAMANLAEGIQGLVKHVRSEQQMMRDWAESQGEQQKRIEGLLTSISAAFDRAKE
- a CDS encoding ChaN family lipoprotein, whose product is MSTEQVNQDIDVEMRCQATGQWLDPETRQTLVSSETLKQAANPGVVLLGESHTSREDHLWQLQTVAGLHAYHPQMVIGFEAFPREVQPILDEWSAGKLSQQEFLKQVRWSEVWGYDADLYMPLFEFARQNRLPMIALNVDRGLVSRVGREGWDAIPAADREGLGDPAEASAGYRDALARVWATKAALRHGSAAPGDDKEAPASAAPSIEDILKDPGFARFVEAQLTWDRAMAEALADARQIDQDALVVGILGRGHVEHGYGVPHQLADLGTDPVTRFLPVRTGKDCAAVEPTLAEAVFLVDDRASDANPADRPRLGVFIETAEDGGVRLLEIVDDSIAAAAELTAGDIIIEAAGVELKTSADLVEVVSRQAPGTWLPLAVLRDGDRLELVARFPTKSDE
- a CDS encoding peptidoglycan -binding protein, with translation MAGGLRARRRGQATDYWPGFVDAMATLLLVIIFLLSIFMIAQFFLSQQLSGRDTVLNRLNAQISELTELLALERANSGELEDTILGLQASLSDAEAEQSRLLGLLESSSGAADAAGGRATQLENLLDDERQISQEALAQVELLNQQIAALRRQIAAANAALEASEAKEADSQAKIASLGKRLNAALVQRVQELSRYRSDFFGRLREILSQRSDISVVGDRFVFQSEVLFDSGQEDINPAGQEELDKLAEAIQELSAQIPDEINWVLRVDGHTDARPLSGTGRLRNNWELSAARAISVVRYLIEKGVDPKRLVAAGFGEFQPLEDGETPEALAKNRRIELKLTER